In Drosophila teissieri strain GT53w chromosome 2R, Prin_Dtei_1.1, whole genome shotgun sequence, the following proteins share a genomic window:
- the LOC122613412 gene encoding GMP synthase [glutamine-hydrolyzing]-like has protein sequence MRKNESEKVERSLRDIGIDLIVRKEGYTFLKSTTQVKRTGQYSVVETPMLCQTYNPDEKRKIIGDIFVKVTNDVVAELKLKPEEVMLAQGTLRPDLIESA, from the coding sequence ATGCGCAAGAACGAAAGTGAAAAGGTGGAGCGTTCACTGCGCGATATTGGCATCGATTTAATCGTCCGAAAAGAAGGCTACACGTTCCTTAAAAGCACTACGCAAGTCAAGAGGACCGGACAGTACTCCGTGGTGGAAACGCCTATGTTATGTCAGACATATAATCCGGATGAGAAACGCAAAATAATTGGTGATATATTCGTCAAAGTGACCAACGATGTAGTAGCCGAATTAAAACTAAAGCCCGAGGAAGTTATGTTGGCTCAGGGAACCCTCCGACCAGATCTAATCGAGTCCGCCTAG
- the LOC122613411 gene encoding uncharacterized protein LOC122613411, protein MKRRAQGKTSFASTTEFFSLTDKLSLGKGRALPAAKLKRQEQSTTSFDSGTGYYSYTDATSLRKSPITFSPSPEFLQTTKTKLKLIALYEDHKCLWNQCNKDFFNFELKDRIWDAIANEMKVDSPSGFWKHTIHKLRYKVDLGRIQEQGARFSGESPQPRLFYSDKLLFLNHMFDREQGKPLRKIPMNLKHSGPTLETSPSRNLRNIQENPSKATPIREKMASLEKLRNHQNSMLVLSREAFQKIQILTS, encoded by the exons ATGAAACGCAGAGCTCAAGGAAAAACTTCATTTGCTTCCACCACTGAATTCTTTTCACTCACCGATAAGCTTTCGTTGGGGAAAGGTCGAGCCCTACCAGCTGCAAAGCTAAAGCGTCAGGAACAAAGTACAACGTCCTTTGACTCCGGTACAGGCTACTACTCTTACACTGACGCCACTTCTTTGCGAAAGAGTCCTATCACCTTCTCACCTAGCCCAGAGTTCTTGCAAACCACCAAGACTAAACTAAAGTTAATCGCCTTGTATGAAGATCACAAATGCTTATGGAATCAGTGTAACAAAGATTTCTTCAATTTTGAGCTCAAGGACCGAATCTGGGACGCGATCgccaatgaaatgaaagtggACTCCCCATCTGGGTTTTGGAAACATACGATCCACAAGCTTCGCTATAAAGTTGATCTTGGGCGCATCCAAGAGCAGGGCGCGAGGTTTTCTGGTGAATCGCCGCAGCCAAGACTTTTTTATTCAGATAAActcttatttttaaatcacaTGTTTGACCGAGAACAGGGAAAACCCCTTCGAAAGATT CCGATGAACCTCAAGCATTCGGGACCTACTCTTGAAACAAGTCCATCTAGAAACCTGCGAAATATTCAAGAAAATCCAAGCAAAGCTACACCTATTAGAGAAAAGATGGCGTCGCTTGAGAAGCTAAGAAATCACCAAAACAGCATGTTGGTTCTTTCCCGCGAAGCGTttcaaaaaattcaaatattgacAAGTTAG